GTGCGACCTGTCCATCGCGGCAGAGACGGCCAAGTTCGGCCAGACGGGCCCACGCGTCGGCAGCTTCGACGCGGGCTACGGGGCGGGCTATCTCGCGGCTATCGTCGGCCAGAAGAAGGCACGCGAGATCTGGTACCTGTGCCGCCAGTACTCGGCGGCCGAGGCACTCGACATGGGCCTCGTCAACGCGGTCGTGCCGTTCGACGAGCTCGAGCGTACGTGCGTCGCCTGGGCGCGCCGCATGCTGCAGCTCTCGCCGACGGCCCTGCGCTTCATGAAGGCGAGCTTCAACGCCGCAACGGACGGCCTTGCCGGCATCCAGCAGCTCGCCGGAGACGCGACGCTGCTCTACTACACGACGGACGAGGCCAAGGAGGGGCGCGACGCCTTCAAGGAGAAGCGCACCCCCGACTTCCACCAGTTCCCGACGTTCCCGTAGGCCGGGCCGTCACATGTCAGGTGAGACGGGCAACGAGTTCGCCTGTGCGTTCGCGTGTACGCTGGCCAGACGCCCCAACGCTCCATTCCTGTGGCTGTGCGACGGGGAGCGGGGCGCCTCTGACGGCGTGTCGCTCCCCACGGTGAGCTACGCCGAAATGGACGACGCCGCCCGTCGTGTGGCGTCTGGTCTTGCGGTGCGGGGCGTCCGGGCGGGCGACTACGTGCCGGTCGACCTCGCGAACTCGTCGGCCTTCGTCGCGTTCATGCTGGCTGCGTCGCGCGTCGGCTGCGCCCTCGTGACGCTGAACGCGCGCCTTTCGTCCGCCGAGAAGCGCCTGCGCCTCGAGGGGCTTCGGGGCACTCTCGGCGCCGAGTTGCCCGATCCACTCTCCGAGACTGACGTCGAAGGGATGATGGGTGCTCGCGCGCGCGTCGAAACGGACGTGCTGGGCACCGATGTGACGTCCGGCTCCGCGACGGCCGTCGTCATGTTCACGTCGGGTACGACGGGGGCGCCCAAGGCCGTGCCCCTGACGTGGGACAACCTCTGCGGCTCGGCACGTGCCTCCAACGAGCGTCTCAGCCGCCCGGGCGCCGGCCTGTGGCAGGCGACGCTGCCGATGTACCACGTCGGCGGCCTCCAGGTGCTCGTGCGCAGCGTGCTCAACGGGACGCCTCTCGCCCTCTATCGCCGCTTTGACGCCGCGCGCGTCCTGTCGGATGCGGCGGAGCTCGGCGCGACGCACCTCTCCGTCGTGGACGCGACGCTGCAGGACCTGCTCGACGCCGACGATCGTCGCTCTAGCGAGGGGCTCGCACGCGTTCTGCCGCGCTATGACTGCCTGCTGCTCGGCGGCTCCGCTCCCAACCCCGCGACGCTGCGCCGCGCTGTCGAGGCGGGGGCGCGCGTGTGGGCGAGCTTCGGCATGACGGAGACGTCGAGCCAGGTGGCAAACGCCCCCGTCACCGAGGCGTTCGACGGCTGGCTTGAGCTGCTGCCTGGGTACGAGGCCCGCGCAGTTGGCGGGCAGCTTGCCCTGGGCGGCCCGGGCGTCATGGGCGGCTATCTCAACGCGCCGACGCCGCGTGCGGCCGACGGCCTGCTGCTGAGCGGCGACACGGGGGTGGTTCGTGGCAACCGCATCCGTGTGGGCGAGCGGACGGCCGACATGTTCGTCTCGGGCGGTGAGAACGTCTATCCGGCGGAGGTGGAAGACGCCCTGAGGCGTGTGCCCGGCGTGCGCGACGCCTACGTGTTCGGGGCGCGCGACGAGCGGTGGGGCCGTCGCCCGGTCGCTTTTGTCGAGATGCCTGCGGGCGCGGATGCGGGGCCCGCAGTGGCGCGGGCGGCTGCCGTACGCGAGGGGCTTGCGAAGACGCTCTCCAAGATCAACCTGCCTGACCGGCTCTACGTGCTCGACGAGTTCCCGCGCACGGGCATCGGCAAGGTCGACCGATCTGCGCTGCGAGCTCACGATGACGCCCGGATCTGCGTGCGCCGTATCGACATCTGGCGCATCGAGCAGCCGTTTGTGCAGCCGATCACGACGGCCCGCACGACGCTGCGCACGAGGCCCTCTCTCATCGTGCGCGTGCGGGGAGAGCGAGGCAACGCCGGGCTGGGGGAGTGCGTCTCGTTCACGACGCCGTGGTATCTGCCCGAGACGCTCGGCGAGGACCTCCGGGCTCTGAGCGAGCACCTCGTTCCGCTCGTCCTGGGAACGCCGCTGCTTGACCCGTGGCAGGCGGAGGAGCTGTTGGCGTCCTGTCCCGAGGCGCGCCGCCTGCCCATGGCGCGCGCGGCGCTCGAGAACGCCCTGTGGGACCTGTGGGCGCGCCAGCGCGGCCTGCCTCTGTGGCGCGTGCTGCTCGAGGAGGCGGGGGAGTCTGCCTGCGCAGGGACGACGGAGGGGCTGACCGTGCCGGCGGGTGCCGTCCTGGGCATCGGAAGCATCGACGAGACACGGGCTGCCGCCGATCGAGCCGTCGCTGCCGGCTACGCCCGCATAAAGATGAAGGTGCGCCCCGGCGACGATGTCGCGTGCGTGCGTGCCGTGCGCGTCGACCATCCTGACCTCATGGTCACGCTCGACGCGAACGGGAGCTACACCGAGGCCGACGCCGCCCTGCTGCGCGAGCTGGATGAGCTGGGCGCGCGTTGCATCGAGGAGCCGCTCGACCCCGCGCGTCCACCTGCGGAGGGACCGGCGGGTCTGTGGGAGCGCCTGGAGCGCCTGCAGGCCACGATGCACACGCTGATCTGCCTCGACGAGTCAGTCACGTGTGCAGAGGACGCGTGGCACGTGCTCGAGTCGCATCCCGCGCTGCGCTGCTTTGCGCTCAAGATCGGCAAGTTCGGTGGTGTCGCGCCGGCGCTGCGCTTTTACCGGGAGGCACGCAAGCGTGGCGCGGAGGTCTGGATGGGCGGCATGTTCGACACATCTATCTCTAAGCGCCTTCACGCCGCGTTCGAGGCGCTACCCGGCGTCGACATCCCAGGCGACCTTTGCTCGACGGCGCGCTACTTCGCCCGGGACGTCGCAAAGCCCGAGCTTGTGGTTGACGGAGGGCGCATCTCGCTCGATAGCCCCGGCTTGGGCTGTGACCTCGACGAGGGGGCCGTTGCCTGCCTCTGCACGGAGCACCTCGCGTTCGAGGTGTAGGGCTGGCCTGCTTGCCGGGTCCGTCGTCCCGCTATCCGATGCGCTCGAACAGGTGACCGGCGTTGGCCCGTCCGGTACGCACCGGCGGAACGCGGCCGGCGCGGGCGTCCTCAAGAGCGCGTGCGGCAGTGCGCACGGCCGCTGCGGCCTGGGCGGGGTCGAGAAGCAGCGCGTCGACCATGAAGTGCGTGACGCCGCAGCGCAGCAGCTCGGGGATCTGCGGCGTGATGTCGAGCGGCGCTGGTTCCCAGACACGCGAGCGCCCGTGTACGTCCGAGGTGACGAGGTACGTGCGGCCGAACTCGTCGCGCAACGTGAGTGGGCGGCGCCTGCGGGCGCACGTGGGGCACGTCTTGGCGCACGGACCCATCGACTGCAGGACGCAATGCTCGCACGTCATGACGCGCATGCGGCCCGACACGACGATGCCGAGCTCGAGGGGGGCGCGAGGCGCGAGGCGCTGAATCTCGAGGAGCGAGAGCTCGGGGGAGAGCCAGGCCTGCGCAGCGCCCATACGGTGCAGCTCTTCGAAGGCCGGCAGGTTGTGCAGCGGCAGCGTGTGCCATGCCTCGATGCGGGCGGACGGGAGCTGACGTGCGCGCACGAGCTCGCCGACCGTGCCAGCGACGACGGATCCGCCGCGGGCTGCGAGCGCGCCGAGCGTGGCGGCGACCACGCCCTCGTCGGCGGAGCGGCTCACCTCGCCCATGACGGGTATGACGCCCTCGGGCCACGTCGCACGGTCTGTCGTTCCGCCTGGTTGGGGCACGCTGTCGTGCTCGGCGTCTCGCAGCGCGCTCGATCCGGCGCCGAGCACAAGATCGTCTGCCGTCGCGTACACGCGGCTCGCACCGGCCCCGAGCGCCGCGCGTGCGGCTTCGGGGGATCGCACGAGTGCGCATACGTCGCCGGGCTCGCACGTAGCGGAGCCGCCGTCGCGGTGTGTCGCCCGCTTGCGGACGGGGGGTTCGGCGAGGCTGCAGGGGGCGTCGATGAGGCGTTCTGCGCGTGCGT
This genomic window from Coriobacteriia bacterium contains:
- the menC gene encoding o-succinylbenzoate synthase; its protein translation is MSGETGNEFACAFACTLARRPNAPFLWLCDGERGASDGVSLPTVSYAEMDDAARRVASGLAVRGVRAGDYVPVDLANSSAFVAFMLAASRVGCALVTLNARLSSAEKRLRLEGLRGTLGAELPDPLSETDVEGMMGARARVETDVLGTDVTSGSATAVVMFTSGTTGAPKAVPLTWDNLCGSARASNERLSRPGAGLWQATLPMYHVGGLQVLVRSVLNGTPLALYRRFDAARVLSDAAELGATHLSVVDATLQDLLDADDRRSSEGLARVLPRYDCLLLGGSAPNPATLRRAVEAGARVWASFGMTETSSQVANAPVTEAFDGWLELLPGYEARAVGGQLALGGPGVMGGYLNAPTPRAADGLLLSGDTGVVRGNRIRVGERTADMFVSGGENVYPAEVEDALRRVPGVRDAYVFGARDERWGRRPVAFVEMPAGADAGPAVARAAAVREGLAKTLSKINLPDRLYVLDEFPRTGIGKVDRSALRAHDDARICVRRIDIWRIEQPFVQPITTARTTLRTRPSLIVRVRGERGNAGLGECVSFTTPWYLPETLGEDLRALSEHLVPLVLGTPLLDPWQAEELLASCPEARRLPMARAALENALWDLWARQRGLPLWRVLLEEAGESACAGTTEGLTVPAGAVLGIGSIDETRAAADRAVAAGYARIKMKVRPGDDVACVRAVRVDHPDLMVTLDANGSYTEADAALLRELDELGARCIEEPLDPARPPAEGPAGLWERLERLQATMHTLICLDESVTCAEDAWHVLESHPALRCFALKIGKFGGVAPALRFYREARKRGAEVWMGGMFDTSISKRLHAAFEALPGVDIPGDLCSTARYFARDVAKPELVVDGGRISLDSPGLGCDLDEGAVACLCTEHLAFEV
- the menB gene encoding 1,4-dihydroxy-2-naphthoyl-CoA synthase, coding for MVWVPGREYREIVYETCGGIAKITINRPWHRNAFTPLTVDEMYDAFTRARDDASIGVIILTGANHGGRHEDEAFCSGGDQKIRGNGGYVGEDNIPRLNVLDLQRLIRVVPKPVIAMVNGYAIGGGHVLHILCDLSIAAETAKFGQTGPRVGSFDAGYGAGYLAAIVGQKKAREIWYLCRQYSAAEALDMGLVNAVVPFDELERTCVAWARRMLQLSPTALRFMKASFNAATDGLAGIQQLAGDATLLYYTTDEAKEGRDAFKEKRTPDFHQFPTFP